GCCGGGTCCTCAATTTCCCGCTCTTCGAATTCATCCTTTCGGATGTCGGGCACGGTTCACCCAGCATTTGACTTGGGCGGAGGCGACCGGGGCCGAACACATCACGCCTGGCCACTCAGGAGAGTGACGTTGGCGATGATCTCGCCGCCGTCGGCGAGCGTCGCCGACGGCCAATCCTGATCCAGGCACGGCCGACCACAACCGAAACACGTCGGCTGACATCGCGTGATGCGCTCAATGTGGTCGTTGCGATACGTCGGCGGGCGCGACCGCGTCCGCCGACGTAAGTGGCCCGCCCGGGGAACGGCCGCCCCCGGGCGGGATGCAGCCTGGGTCAGCGGCCGAGGAGCGGGACGTCGCTCTCTCCGTAAACGAACCTGCGGACAGCCTCGACCATCTCCTCGAGCGAGAGCTGTCCGTCGCCGTCCATGTCGATCTGCTCGAAGGCATCCTGAGCCTGCGACGAGTCCACGCCCATGGCGTCGAGCCACACCTTGAACTCGGACGGACTGATCCGGCCATCACCGTCACTGTCGACGAGGTTGACGATGGCCTGGATGGCCGGACGCAGCACCTTGGAGAATCCACTCTCGCCCAGGCCGAACATGTGCTCTTCGCCCACGTCGGCGAACTGCTGCGGGGACAGCGAGCCGGCCTCCGGGATACCGGCCTTCTGGGCCAGGTAGCTCCACTGGCTCAGGTAGGCGTCAATCACGGCCTTGCCCCGCGGGGTTTCCTCGCTCTCCTTGAACGCCTTCACGATGCGCTGCGCCTCGGCCTTAAAGTCCTGGGCGTCGATTTTTCCGTTGTTGTCCACGTCCAACAGCTCGAAACGCCGTTGGACCCGCGTCTTCTGGACCGCAGTGGTCATCCGGTACTCCTTGGGTCTCGCTCGGGCAGCCCGTGCAGGGGCGAAGCCGCGACTGTGGCACCCGTGCTGGGTCCGGTAGCCAGATGGCTACCCCTTGTAACTATATAGATACGCTGAGCGATGTCGTAGGTTGTGTGAGGTCGGATCGGTCGCAGCATGGGCAGGTCGAAGATGTTGTAGCCGATGGTGAAGCGGGCGTACCGCACAGCGCGCCGCGCGGTCGGCCTCTCATCTCGGGGCTGGCTATGGACACCGGCTGCTCTCCTTCTCGCCGGCAGGATGCCCGTAGGGCGGGCACACGGCGACGGCCTCATCGACAAGAAGCCACAACCCAGCGAACCGGTGTCCAGCTTCAGGATCTCGAGTTTGCTCGATCGGGTGGCGGCTCCATTCCAAGGGGAGCGGCTGTCGGCGATCGTCGATCCCCTCGGAATGCTGGCGCGACCGAAGCGGCATGTGGCTGTCCCGACGCCACCCCTGAAGCGCAGCGAGTACCCTATGAATAGGCGGCTCACCTGCGAAGACGTCGTGCGGCTCCACCCTCGGACGAAGAGGGCGGGGCCTTTTCGTCGGTAAGGTACTCCGCTGCGCCAGACCTCAACTCCCCTCCCATTCGAAGACCTTGACCTGGGCGGACGGCTGAACGCGCCGTGCCTGCGGTGCGTGAGGACGGGTACGAGCGGACCCGCAGTGGACCCGCAGTGGACGGAAGGACCCGGAAGGATCAGGAAGCCGGCGGAGGCAGGCGGAGGTCAGTAGTGCCCTGACCTGCAGATATGGGAAGATCGAGGCAGGATCGGGAAGGGGTCGGAAGATCCGGAAAGGACTCATAATCCGTCGGCCGTGGGTTCGAGTCCCACCCGCCCCACTGTGCAGGCTTCTGACCTGCAGAAACGTCTCATCGCCAACATGGATTCAGGACTTTGGCTCAACGGATTGAATCCGCTGGTCACGAGTTCAGCAGCGGTTCCGTAGGAGGTGGTTGGTGCTTCGCTGACCTGGGTGGATGCTTCGATCCGTTCCCCGTGCGAGCCTCGGCAGGCGGCCTGTCCAGCGGGCGAGCTCGGAATTCGGGACGCTGGCAGGACGCAGGGTTGGGGGAGGGCCCGCGGAGGTTCCGGCACTCCGTCTGACGCGGGCGGGGCACGGGCGTGTGGAGGGCGGCACGCCACCGGCGGCGCTGACGCCCGGCGCCGCCGATCTCTGCGGCTTGATCGTTGCCGCACCAGCGTGCGCAGCGGTGGGCCGATGTGGGCGCTGCCCTGGAAACTGCCCGTCCTGAAAACGGTCGGCCGCGGGCAGGACCCGTCTTGAGGCGAGCGGGACTTCTGCACCTTTCACCGCAACTCGGGTAAGCGTGACAATGGAGTCTGGCAGGGATGTTCCTGACCTCGTCCTGGACGGGAGGTGGGATCATGAACAAGTCCAGTGGAGCGCCCAAGCCTGCCCAGCCCGGACCCCGGGTGGCGATCATGGAGCGGTTGGGTCCGCAGGATCTCATGTTGCTGTGGCCGGATGATCTCGGCTGGCCCGAGACCATAGGCGCCTTCGCCATCCTCGATGGCACCAGGCTGCTCGATCCGGATGGTCGCTTCCGGGTCGAGGCGGTGCGTGAGGTGATCGAAAGCCGTCTGCCTCTGGTACCCCGGTTCCGGCAACTGCTCTACACGCCTCGGCGGGGGCTGGGCTGGCCACTGTGGGTCGATGCTCGATCCTTCGATCTCACCGAGCACGTCCGGGTCCTCCCACTCGCTGCTCCCCCCGATGAGGCACAGCTTCTTCGCACCGTTGAGCAACTGCGCGCTCCCCCTCTAGACCCAATACCGGTGACTTTGGGGTTTTCGGGTCGTTGGGTGTGGTGTGCCAAGGCCCGGACAGGTGAAGTCGTCGTCGGATGACCGATTTTCGGATCGGATCGCGATTGGGGTGCTGACCCGCGCGTTTCCGCCGGAGTTGGTGGATGAGGTGGTCGCGGGATGTGGCCGGGTCGAGCAGCGCCAACGGCTGCTGCCCGCCCGGGTGGTGGTCTATTTCGTGCTGGCGATGTGTCTGTTCTCCGGGCAGGGCTATGAGGAGGTCGCCCGACTCCTGACGCACGGACTGGAGCGGATGGGCCGGTGGAAGGGGACCTGGCAGGTGCCGACCACCGCGGCGATCGGCCGGGCCCGTCTGCGACTGGGCCCGGAGCCGCTAAAGGCACTGTTTGCCCGGGTGTGCCGGCCGGTGGCGACCGAGGACACGAGCGGGGCCTGGTATCGGGGGTGGCGGCTGGTCGCGGTGGACGGCACCACCTTCGACGTGCCGGACACCGAGGCCAATGCCGCCTTCTTCGGCCGCCCGGGAGTCAGCCGCGGACAGGAGAAGAGCGCCTATCCGCAGGTGAGGGTGGCCGCGCTGGCCGAGTGCGGCACCCACGCTGTCTTCGCGGCGGAGGCGGGACCGCTGGCTGTCCATGAAACCGAGCTGGCCCAGCGCCTGTTCAGCTCACTGACGCCGGGCATGCTACTGCTGGCCGACCGGGGCTTTCGCGGCTTCGACCTGTGGCGGGCCGCCGCCGCAACCGGCGCCGACCTGCCGTGGCGGGTCAGGAACGACGCCGTACTCCCCGTCCGGGCCCTGCTGGAGGACGGCTCCTACCTCTCGGAGATTGTTGCGGCCCGGGACAAGAACCGTCGCGCGGACCCGGCCCGGGTCCGGGTAATCGAGTACACGCTCGGCCGCGACGGCAGCGACACGGTGTACCGGCTGATCACCACCATCCTCGACCCGAAAGCCGGCCCTGCCGCCTCGCTGGCCGCGCTGTACGCCCAGCGATGGGAGATCGAGAGCACGCTGGATGAGATCAAGACTCATCTCGGAGGCCCCCGCCTCGTCCTACGCTCCCAGCACCCCCGCGGCGCCGAGCAGGAGATCTTCGCCTTCCTGCTGGTGCACCACGCACTGCGAGACCTAATGACCTCTTCGAGGTGTTGTCGGAGGGGGTGACGGGTGGTGATCCCTGCGGTAGGCCGGTGATATGCGGTATGCGCAGGGTGGCGGGTTGACCGCCGAGGGGCAGCAGGCTCGGGAGCGGGTCCGTTTCGAGGCTGGTGAGCGGTTCGTGCGGGGCGAGAAGAACGCGGTGATCGCGAAGGATCTGCGGGTCAGTGCGCGGTCGGTGGAGCGGTGGCGGCGCGTCTGGCGGGCGGGCGGTATGGAGGCTCTGGCGACGTCGGGGCCTGCGAAGGTGCCGAAGGTATCTGATGAGCGGTTCGCCGAACTGGAGCGGGAGTTGGCGCGGGGGCCGGCCGTGCATGGCTGGGAGGACCAGCATTGGACGCTGGGACGGATCCGGGCCTTGATCTGGTGGAAGTTCGGGGTGGACTGCTCGTCAGCGGCGGTGTGGCGGCTGCTGCACCGTCACGGCTGGTCCTGGCAGTCGCCTGCCCGGCGGGCTGTGGAACGGGACGACGACGCGGTGGGGTTGTGGAAGAAGGACGTGTGGCCGCACGTGGAATGACTGCGGCGGCGCTCGGGGCGTACGTGGTGTTCGAGGACGAGGCAGGGTTCTCGATGACACCGTCCCTCGCCCGCACCTGGAGCCGGCGGGGGCACACGCCGGTGGTGCGGGTGCGAGGACGCTCTTGGCGCCGCTTCTCGATCGCGGCCCTGTGCTGCTATAAGCCCGGCGAGACATCGCGGCTGATCTTCCGGCCCTATCGTCACCGCAAGCATCCCGGTTCAGGGCGCAAGAGCTTCGCCTGGAGCGATTACCGCGACCTGGTCGTGCGTGCTCACCTGCAACTCGGCGCCCCGATCGTCTTGATCTGGGACAATCTCAACACCCACCGGGCCGCCGGAATGCGGCAGTACGCTGCCGAACACGACTGGCTCACCATCGTGCAACTTCCCTCCTATGCACCGGATCTGAACCCGGTGGAAGGCGTGTGGTCACTGCTGCGACGCGGTCCGTTGGCCAACGTCGCCTTCACGGACGACGCGCATCTCGAACGCGTCTTACGCCGCGGACTGCGTCGCATCCAGCGTCATCCCGAACTCATCGACGGGTGTCTCGCCGGCACCGGCTTCAGCCTCACCCGCCACCCGACAACACCCCGAAGAGGTCAGTAATGCACCAGGCCGCACAGCAATCCGAGCAGGACCCGGACCGGATTTCCTTCACCCGCACCCTGCGCGTCGTCCGCCGCCACGTCACCGACCAGGCGGCATTTTCCCCCCTCCCGGCTGGCCCGGGCACTGGTCACGGCCCTGCATGAGATCCGCGAACGGCTCTTGGCACCCCGGCGGTTGCGCTCCAGCCCCCGCGTCATCAAACGCAAGATGTCCAACTGGAAGCTCAAACGCGCCGAGCACCACAATCCGCCCCGGCCGGACACTCCCCGCGTGACCCTGGTCGGGCCGACCAAGGCCAGACCGACCCGCCGGAAGACAACCTAAATCACCGGTATTGCCCCTAGACCGGTCACGGCCACTGTGGGAGATGTGGTTCCTGCCCGGCCTGGCAGACAATCGGGTAGCCATGTTCATGAAGGTGCACCACACCATCGCCGACGGCGCGGCGGGCGTGGCTCTGCTCGGCACGTTCCTCGATCCGAGCGCCGATGCGCCCACGATGCCCGCCCGCCCTTGGACCCCGGCGCCTGAGCCGTCGAGCCGCGACCTGTTCGAAGACAACCTTCGTCGGCGCGTCCAGGCGGCCGAACACACGCTGTCGAAGCTACGTCGGCCCGCCACCACGCTGTACCAGGCCCAGGAAAGGTGGCCGGAAGTACGCGAGGGCTTCATCAAGGAGCGAGCGCCGCGGACCAGCTTCAACATCCCAATCGGCCGACACCGCAGGATGGCAGTCATCCACGGCAGTCTCGACGTCACCAAGCAGATCGCTCACAACCACAACGCCAAACTGAACGACGTCCTAATGTCGGCCGTCGCCGGCGGCCTGCGAGAACTGCTGCGCGGCCGTGAAGAACGCATTGAAGATCTGGTGCTGCGAGCCTTCGTGCCCGTCTCGCTTCACCAGGAGAAGCCCGGTCAGGCACACGGCAACCAGGACGGAATGATGTTCGTGCCGCTCCCGATCGGTGAGCCCGATCCTGTCCGGAGACTACAGCTGATCGCAGCGGCCAGCGCCGAACGAAAGAAGTACGTCGTTCGTCCTCCCGAAGGCCTAGTCGCCCGCAACCGCGTCCTCCAGCGGGCAATGGTGCGCCGCTTCGCCCATCAACGGTGGGCGAACGTATACATCGCCAACATCCCCGGCCCTCCGATTCCGCTCTACCTTGGCGGAGCACAGCTGCTTGAGGTGTTCCCTCTGGTGCCGATCAGCGCGAACATCACGCTGGGCATCGCTGCTCTCTCATACGCCGGGCAGCTCAACATCACCGTCGTCGCCGACGCGAACGCCCTCCCCGACATCGAGGTCTTCGCCGAGGGCGTGCGGAACTCTCTGCAGGCACTGCGGTCGTTCCGAGCTCGTACTGACGCTCGGTGAAAGCCGAGGACGCCATCGCCGAAAGGCTCGGGGGTATGACCGAAACTCGGGTGACCGGCCGGTCTGCCGCGCCGATGGCGGGACCGAAGAACACATCCAGGATCCATACGAACAGCACCAGCACGATGCCGTTGACCGGGTTCGCTACCAGGACGCCGATCAGAGCCCCGATCGCCAGGTAGATCACCGCGAACATCAGCGTCCCGGCCAGCACCCAGCCCGGGTTGCTGATGCCGGTACGCAACTCAAGAGCCACCAGGGCCGAGGCGGCGGCCAGCAGCACAAGGGCCAGACCGGTGGCCATACGGGCGGCGACCAGCCGAGGGGGCGAGCCCGGCCAGGACCAGACGGCGGTGGCGGCCTGGGCCGCGCGCATCTGGAAGTACATGGCGATCGCGGCGATGAACCCGGCCGCCCAGCCGGCGGTGGCGGTCTGCACCGCCGGACCTCCCGGGCCACCGAGCAGCTCGGCGGCATCGGCCATCGGCCTCGCGGCCACCACCACGAACACCACCGGCACCAGGATGAGCGTCAGCAGGTTGACCGGGGTACGGGCGGCCTCGGCCAGAAACCGGCGGGCGAAAGGCAGAGCCGTCATTGAGCCACCGCCCGCCCGTCCCGCAGTTCCACGATCCGGTCGAAACGCTCCTGGTCGGTCACGAAGTGACTGATGATCAGCACGGAGCGTCCGGCCTGGCGGCGCCTGCCGACCAGGTCCCAGAACTTGAGACGCAGCCCAGCACTGGCATCCGACGCCTGGCCGGCTATACGCCGCGCCGGTACGCCTTTTCGATCCCGGCCGCCGCCAGCACCGTACGGTCGGTGTCGGTGTGTGGCCCGTCTTCGTGGCGGGCATCGGCCCTCGTCACGGGTTCACTTCCCCAGGTCAGGCGGGTTCGCCGCCCCCGGCAGGCCGGGCGCGCCCCAGAGCGGGAACCAGCGGCCCAGGTCCTCCTCCATGCGCAGGTCGTCCTTGACCGTGGCCTTGACCTGGAGTTCTAGCGGGTTGTCGCGTTTCTGCCCGGGCAGCGGCGCGAACGGGTAGAAGGTGCCGCGCTTGTAGAGGTAGACCAGCGCGAGGGGGCGCAGCTCGGCGTCGTGGAAGGTGGCCAGGGAGCACAGGAGTTGCGGGCCGAAGCCGCTGTCCTGCAGGGCGGTGTTCACCGCGTGCAGGTCGTTGGCCAGGGCGGGCAGATCGCCGGGGTCGCGGCGGGAGAGCAGCCACGAGTATCCGTACGCGTCGTGGCTGAACTCCACCGGTACGCTGGCCCGTTCGGAGTCCGCGTCCAGGAGGGCTCGTACCTCCTGCTGGACTTGGGCGAATGCCCCGCCTTCGATGGCGGCGAAGCACACCGCGCCCTGGCCGGTCGGGGTGAAGCCGATCGCGGCCTGGAGGGTGATCGCTGCCGAGGGCAGGCCGAAGAGCTGGTCCAGGTCGGGCTTGACCGGCTTGCTCCGGCCGAGCAGGACGTCCAGGAATCCCACGGGTCCTCAGCTCCTTCTCGTCATGCCTCGTCGCGCGGTTTCCCGCCTGCCTCGCCCAGCTGCGCGGAGATCTCCGCGAGCGCCTCGATGCGGCGTTCCAGGCTGGGGTGGGTGGAGAACATGTTGGCCACTGCGGTGCCGGGTCCGAGGGCGGGGGTGAAGAAGAATGCGTTGAACGCCTGGGCGGTGCGCAGATCCTGGGTGGGGATGCGGGCGATGTCGCCGCTGACTTTGGTCAGCGCCGAGGCCAGGGCGGAGGGTTTCCCGGTGAGCATGGCTGCGGCGCGGTCGGCGGCCAGTTCGCGGTAGCGGGACAGCGCCCGTATGAGCAGGAAGCTGATGGCGTATACGAGGGCGGAGACCGCCATGACGATGGCGAGCAGGGCGGCGGTGTTCTGGTCGCGGTTGCGTCCGCCGAACAGCTGGGAGTAGAAGGCGAAGCGGACGATGAGTCCGGCGATCACGCCCAGGAAAGAGGCGATGGTGATCACGGCGACGTCGCGGTGTGCGACGTGGGAGAGCTCGTGGGCGAGGACGCCCTCGAGTTCCTCGGTCTCCAGGCGGCGCAGCAGTCCGGTGGTGACGCAGATGACGGCGTGGTCGGCGTTGCGGCCGGTGGCAAACGCGTTGGGCAGGTCCATGTCGGAGATGGCCACCCGGGGTTTGGGCATGTCCGCGGTGGCGCACAGCCGGTCGACGACCCCGTGCAGCCGGGGCTGTTCCTCGGCGGTGACGAGGTGGCCGTGCATGGCGTACAGGGCGATCCGGTCGGAGAACCAGAACTGTGCGCCCAGCAGCCCGGCGGCGATCACGACCACCACGACGACGGACTTGAGCAGCACGATCAGCGCGGCGATGAACGCCACGTACACCAGCCCGAGCAGGAACATCGTGACCACCATGCGGGAGGTCAGCTGCCGGTCGGGCTCGAAACGGCTGCGCATCGCCATCACCCCGGGATCAGGCCTTCGTCGGAGAACAGTTCGCGCACCTGCCGCAGACTGGTGTCCCCGTCGGGCAGCACCAGGTCGGAGGGCGTGATCCTGTCGTCCGGCAGGGGTGTGCCGAGGCTGCGCACCGCGTCCAGCAGAGCCGACAGGGCGGTGGCGAACGCCGTCTCGTCGCCCGCGTCGGCCGCCGACTGCAGGGCGGAGTCCAGTTGGTTGAGCCGGTCAAGGTGCTCTTCGGTGATCTCGTACTGGCCCTCGCCGAGAATCCTCATGATCATGATGTCGCCTCCTGGTCCGGCGGTGCCTGCCTGGTCCCGCCGCCGTCCACGGCAGGCGGGGTGGAAGACGCCGGAAGCTGGGCCTTCATCCTGGCCAGTTCCTTGTCCACGTCGCTGCCCGCGGTTACGCGCTCGAGTTCGGCCTGGATGTCGTCACGACCGGCTGGCAGGGTGGCGTCCTCCAGCGCCCCGGAAGCGAGTAGTTCATCCAGTGCACCGGCGCGTGCCTGCATCTGCTCGGTCTTGTCCTGGGCGCGCTGCATAGCCAGGCCGACGTCGCCCATCTCCTCGCCGATGCCGGTGACGGCCTCGGTGATGCGGGTCTGTGCCTCGGCCGCGGTGTAGGTGGCCTTGATGGTCTCCTTGCGGGTGCGGAACGCATCCACCTTCGCCTGAAGGCGCTGGGTGGCCAGGGTGAGCTTCTCCTCCTGGTCCTTCAGCGACGCCTGCTGGGTCTGCATGTCGCTGATCTGGGAGGCCACGGCCGTGCGGCGGGTGAGCGCCTCACGGGCCAGGTCCTCCCGCCCCACGGCGAGTGCCTGCTCGGCTTGGCTCTGCAGCTTCCCCGTGGACTGCTGCAACTGGGTCACCTGCAGCTCGACGCGCTTGCGGCTGGTCGCCACATCGGCGACGCCGCGCCGCACCTTCTGCAGCATCTGGAGCTGCTGCTCGTAGGAGTAGTCGAGGACCTCGCGCGGGTCCTCAGCCTTGTCCAGTGCCTTGTTCGCCTTGATACGGAACAGGGCGGCGATGCGGTGAGTGATGCTGGTCATGGCGACCGCCTTCCTTTCAGTCGGCTTGATCGTGTTGCGCGACCCGTGGACGGTCGGGCTCGGGAGGCCGCCTGCGGGCCGAGGTCGTCGCGCATGGTGTCAGCGGCGGAGTAGACCAGGGCAGCAGCAATGGTGACGGCGCCCCACAAGCCCCAGGCTGCGGCGGGCAGGTCGCCGGCGATGAGCGCGGGAGAAGGAAGCAGACCCGCCGCGAGAAGGACGGGGGCGGTGCGGTGGATCGAGCGGGCCAGTCCTGATGCGTCGCGCCGACGGCTCCGGGTGAGATGGACGGCGCAGGCGGCGGTGGTCAGGGCTCCCAGGGCGATCAGGGTCCAGGCCAGCACTTCCATGTCCATGCCTACGTCCCCTGCCGTCGCCGTCTGTCTCAGCGGACTGACCACCGCGCCCAGTGAAGCGCCGTCGTTCCGCCCGCTCGACGTCCCATGCGTCACTGTGTCCAGGAGGCCGTATGGGCCGACCCGGCTACAGGCGAGGCAAGACCGCCCCGTCCTCACTCTGGAATGGCCCGCCCCGAGGGCGGTCGGGCCGCCTTGCGCAAAGCCGGCGCCCACCGCGCCCGTGGGGGTTCCTTGCCAGCGCGGTTGCTGATCACACGGTCTCGGCCACTCCGTTGAGCGCCGGTGCGGGGACCGTTTTAGTGATGTTGACGGGCGGTGCGGCCGCTGCTGTTTCCCGGGCGAGGAAGGAGCCGAGTTCGCCGATGGTGCTCATGAGGGGGGCGGGGAAGACGACGGTGGTGTTCTTGTCCACGCCGATCTCCACCAGGCTCTGCAGGTTGCGGAGTTGCAGGGCAAGCGGGTGGGCCATCATTGTGTCCGAGGCGTCGCCGAGCGCGGCGGCGGCGAGCGATTCTCCCTCGGCGTTGATGATCTTCGCCCTCTTCTCGCGTTCGGCTTCCGCCTGCTTGGCCATCGCGCGCTTCATGCTGTCGGGCAGCTGGATGTCCTTGAGCTCGACCAGGGTGACCTCGACACCCCATTCGGCGGTGGTCACATCGAGGATCTGGCGGATATCCAGATTGATGCGGTCGGTCTCGGAGAGCGTCTCGTCGAGGGTGTGCTGGCCGACGACCTTGCGCAGGGTGGTCTGGGCGATCTGGTTGATCGCCGCGTGGGCGTTCTCGATCGCGATGACGGACTTCACTGCGTCGACGACCCGGAAGTAGGCAACCGCGGACACGTCCACACTCACGTTGTCGCGTGTGATGATGCCCTGGGACTGGATCGGCATGGTGACGATCCGCAGCGACACTCGGTGCAGGACATCCACGACAGGGATGATGAACCGCAGCCCCGGGGAACGGGTTCCCACCAGGCGGCCGAAGCGGAACAGCACCCCCATCTCGTACTGCTTGACGACCTTGATGGCCATGGCGAGCGCCACCAGAGCTAGGACGACGGCGATGACCAGGAGAAGGATCAGAACTTCCATGTGTTGCTCCTCAGGTTGAGGACCGCGTCGACCTGCCCGAGGTCCCGGGAATGTGTCGGCACGACGGGTGATGCCCATGGGTACCGACTGCTTGGTGCTGTGCCCGTGGCCCGTCGCGACGTTGGCGGGCCCATCTGAGCAGGGCGCCCGGAGGTTTCGAGGACCGCGGACTACCGTGCCTCCAGCATCGCTTGCTGCGGATGCGCGCGGCAGGGCCGAACGGTCCCCGAAGCGCCGTGTCAACCTCTGTTTCTCACAGCGGTTCTTCCGCGTGATGAGCCGTCACCGCCGGGCGGAGGCCGGGCGCTCACCTGGGCACCGTGTGCTGTTCGCCGCGGTGGGACGAGGACTTGGCGGGGGCGGAGGGCCGCTTTCGCGGAAGCTACGCTGTGACGTCTTCCCGGGTGTACCTCCAGACATTTCTGATCCGACGTCAGCCAGCCGTGCTTCGGAGGCTTGTCGGCCTGGTCGTGTGGGAGCACGTTGGCGGCCAGAGGACGCTGTAGTGGATCAGGCGAGCCTGCTGGCACGCCCGGGACGACGAAGCTCTGCTCAGACTGCGGAGCTCACATCAGCCAGGGCGCCTCCTCGTGCCCCGTCGGGTCCCGGAACCAGTCCGTGTGCCCCTGGCGGAACGATGTAACTGTGGGTTCCCTCCTCCGCGGGTCAGCCGTTGTCGGCGGGGAGGGGGACGGCCCAGTGCAGGACGGTACCGGCGGGCTGGTTAGGGGTGAGGGTGAGGGTGCCGCCGAGGTCGGTGGCGCGAGCCTGGAGGTTGGCCAGTCCGCTGCCGCGGGTGCCGGCGGGGTCGGTGCCGCGGCCGTTGTCGGCCACTCGAAGCCGCAGGTGCGTGGCGGTGGCCTCGGCGGTGACGTCCACGGCGGTGGCGTGGGCGTGGCGGGCGGCGTTGGCGAGGGCTTCGCGGAGCACGGAGAGCAGCTGGTCGGCCACGTCGTTGGTGACGAGGGTGTC
This portion of the Streptomyces sp. NBC_01750 genome encodes:
- a CDS encoding EF-hand domain-containing protein — its product is MTTAVQKTRVQRRFELLDVDNNGKIDAQDFKAEAQRIVKAFKESEETPRGKAVIDAYLSQWSYLAQKAGIPEAGSLSPQQFADVGEEHMFGLGESGFSKVLRPAIQAIVNLVDSDGDGRISPSEFKVWLDAMGVDSSQAQDAFEQIDMDGDGQLSLEEMVEAVRRFVYGESDVPLLGR
- a CDS encoding wax ester/triacylglycerol synthase domain-containing protein, which produces MNKSSGAPKPAQPGPRVAIMERLGPQDLMLLWPDDLGWPETIGAFAILDGTRLLDPDGRFRVEAVREVIESRLPLVPRFRQLLYTPRRGLGWPLWVDARSFDLTEHVRVLPLAAPPDEAQLLRTVEQLRAPPLDPIPVTLGFSGRWVWCAKARTGEVVVG
- a CDS encoding IS4 family transposase yields the protein MLTRAFPPELVDEVVAGCGRVEQRQRLLPARVVVYFVLAMCLFSGQGYEEVARLLTHGLERMGRWKGTWQVPTTAAIGRARLRLGPEPLKALFARVCRPVATEDTSGAWYRGWRLVAVDGTTFDVPDTEANAAFFGRPGVSRGQEKSAYPQVRVAALAECGTHAVFAAEAGPLAVHETELAQRLFSSLTPGMLLLADRGFRGFDLWRAAAATGADLPWRVRNDAVLPVRALLEDGSYLSEIVAARDKNRRADPARVRVIEYTLGRDGSDTVYRLITTILDPKAGPAASLAALYAQRWEIESTLDEIKTHLGGPRLVLRSQHPRGAEQEIFAFLLVHHALRDLMTSSRCCRRG
- a CDS encoding IS630 family transposase (programmed frameshift); amino-acid sequence: MRYAQGGGLTAEGQQARERVRFEAGERFVRGEKNAVIAKDLRVSARSVERWRRVWRAGGMEALATSGPAKVPKVSDERFAELERELARGPAVHGWEDQHWTLGRIRALIWWKFGVDCSSAAVWRLLHRHGWSWQSPARRAVERDDDAVGLWKKDVAARGMTAAALGAYVVFEDEAGFSMTPSLARTWSRRGHTPVVRVRGRSWRRFSIAALCCYKPGETSRLIFRPYRHRKHPGSGRKSFAWSDYRDLVVRAHLQLGAPIVLIWDNLNTHRAAGMRQYAAEHDWLTIVQLPSYAPDLNPVEGVWSLLRRGPLANVAFTDDAHLERVLRRGLRRIQRHPELIDGCLAGTGFSLTRHPTTPRRGQ
- a CDS encoding wax ester/triacylglycerol synthase domain-containing protein, which translates into the protein MPLDRSRPLWEMWFLPGLADNRVAMFMKVHHTIADGAAGVALLGTFLDPSADAPTMPARPWTPAPEPSSRDLFEDNLRRRVQAAEHTLSKLRRPATTLYQAQERWPEVREGFIKERAPRTSFNIPIGRHRRMAVIHGSLDVTKQIAHNHNAKLNDVLMSAVAGGLRELLRGREERIEDLVLRAFVPVSLHQEKPGQAHGNQDGMMFVPLPIGEPDPVRRLQLIAAASAERKKYVVRPPEGLVARNRVLQRAMVRRFAHQRWANVYIANIPGPPIPLYLGGAQLLEVFPLVPISANITLGIAALSYAGQLNITVVADANALPDIEVFAEGVRNSLQALRSFRARTDAR
- the pspAB gene encoding PspA-associated protein PspAB, whose amino-acid sequence is MGFLDVLLGRSKPVKPDLDQLFGLPSAAITLQAAIGFTPTGQGAVCFAAIEGGAFAQVQQEVRALLDADSERASVPVEFSHDAYGYSWLLSRRDPGDLPALANDLHAVNTALQDSGFGPQLLCSLATFHDAELRPLALVYLYKRGTFYPFAPLPGQKRDNPLELQVKATVKDDLRMEEDLGRWFPLWGAPGLPGAANPPDLGK
- the htpX gene encoding zinc metalloprotease HtpX, whose protein sequence is MRSRFEPDRQLTSRMVVTMFLLGLVYVAFIAALIVLLKSVVVVVVIAAGLLGAQFWFSDRIALYAMHGHLVTAEEQPRLHGVVDRLCATADMPKPRVAISDMDLPNAFATGRNADHAVICVTTGLLRRLETEELEGVLAHELSHVAHRDVAVITIASFLGVIAGLIVRFAFYSQLFGGRNRDQNTAALLAIVMAVSALVYAISFLLIRALSRYRELAADRAAAMLTGKPSALASALTKVSGDIARIPTQDLRTAQAFNAFFFTPALGPGTAVANMFSTHPSLERRIEALAEISAQLGEAGGKPRDEA
- the pspAA gene encoding PspA-associated protein PspAA encodes the protein MIMRILGEGQYEITEEHLDRLNQLDSALQSAADAGDETAFATALSALLDAVRSLGTPLPDDRITPSDLVLPDGDTSLRQVRELFSDEGLIPG
- a CDS encoding PspA/IM30 family protein, which gives rise to MTSITHRIAALFRIKANKALDKAEDPREVLDYSYEQQLQMLQKVRRGVADVATSRKRVELQVTQLQQSTGKLQSQAEQALAVGREDLAREALTRRTAVASQISDMQTQQASLKDQEEKLTLATQRLQAKVDAFRTRKETIKATYTAAEAQTRITEAVTGIGEEMGDVGLAMQRAQDKTEQMQARAGALDELLASGALEDATLPAGRDDIQAELERVTAGSDVDKELARMKAQLPASSTPPAVDGGGTRQAPPDQEATS
- a CDS encoding slipin family protein, translating into MEVLILLLVIAVVLALVALAMAIKVVKQYEMGVLFRFGRLVGTRSPGLRFIIPVVDVLHRVSLRIVTMPIQSQGIITRDNVSVDVSAVAYFRVVDAVKSVIAIENAHAAINQIAQTTLRKVVGQHTLDETLSETDRINLDIRQILDVTTAEWGVEVTLVELKDIQLPDSMKRAMAKQAEAEREKRAKIINAEGESLAAAALGDASDTMMAHPLALQLRNLQSLVEIGVDKNTTVVFPAPLMSTIGELGSFLARETAAAAPPVNITKTVPAPALNGVAETV